In Sulfuracidifex metallicus DSM 6482 = JCM 9184, a single window of DNA contains:
- a CDS encoding MFS transporter codes for MPKLFPYLFLLFTIGFGWFIIAPLVPILSADFYVSIASVILLISIYGYAVVLVGLLAGYISARFTVRNVLIASSIFTFLGLTLRLFFLHNFFLFLIMQTLAAVGYPLAIAPVGSVASSFKNQRTVTGLSVGILFIGMGVGSFISPLLLTFGVQGDLGFATVLSLISLALVLVFTRGYPKNYTRNLRGSFSPLMVRNWYVGLVIATFSVFFGGVASTLLNVHHVPNAVSFGGLLGGLSFVGSGLGAAVLLPIFEIKKFVKGGMILSAFLAFVFAIVISYSLLFAPENFVLIVSYFLYGFFGNAFWSLALSSVIKYVKDPTLSGFATSMYSVVSNLGVALIPSELTLVFLSFPLEGFLVISVMQLVALALAWWL; via the coding sequence ATGCCAAAGCTTTTCCCTTACTTGTTTCTTCTCTTCACAATAGGTTTCGGTTGGTTCATAATTGCTCCCCTAGTTCCCATCCTATCAGCTGATTTTTATGTAAGCATCGCTTCAGTTATTTTACTGATCTCAATCTACGGTTATGCAGTTGTTTTGGTAGGCCTACTTGCAGGTTACATCTCGGCTAGGTTCACGGTGAGGAATGTGCTTATAGCGTCATCCATTTTCACCTTTTTAGGCCTTACCTTGAGGTTGTTTTTCCTTCACAACTTCTTCCTCTTCCTTATCATGCAGACGTTGGCAGCTGTGGGATACCCCCTTGCAATAGCGCCCGTGGGATCGGTAGCATCTTCCTTCAAGAACCAGAGAACTGTGACCGGTTTAAGCGTGGGAATTCTCTTTATAGGTATGGGGGTTGGAAGCTTCATCTCTCCTCTACTTCTTACCTTCGGTGTGCAAGGCGATCTGGGATTTGCCACTGTGCTGTCGCTGATCTCTTTAGCGTTGGTGTTGGTATTCACCAGAGGTTATCCTAAGAACTACACCAGGAACTTGAGAGGTTCATTCTCTCCGTTAATGGTAAGGAACTGGTATGTTGGGTTAGTAATAGCTACGTTCTCCGTATTTTTCGGCGGAGTTGCGTCTACTCTTTTGAACGTGCATCATGTGCCTAACGCGGTTTCTTTTGGAGGCCTTTTAGGAGGCCTTTCCTTCGTTGGATCGGGACTCGGCGCAGCTGTACTATTACCAATCTTTGAAATAAAGAAGTTCGTGAAAGGCGGGATGATCTTGAGCGCATTTCTAGCCTTCGTGTTCGCTATCGTTATAAGTTACTCCCTACTGTTTGCACCTGAAAATTTCGTCTTAATTGTATCTTACTTTCTTTACGGGTTCTTCGGCAATGCCTTCTGGTCGTTAGCGCTATCGTCCGTAATCAAGTACGTGAAGGACCCTACCCTCAGTGGATTTGCCACCTCCATGTATAGCGTTGTAAGTAACTTAGGCGTAGCGTTGATTCCGTCAGAGCTCACCTTAGTGTTCCTGTCATTCCCGCTGGAAGGATTCTTAGTCATATCGGTAATGCAGTTAGTGGCTCTGGCATTGGCTTGGTGGTTATAG
- a CDS encoding antibiotic biosynthesis monooxygenase, giving the protein MINVGLYYRVKKGHEEEFEKSFQGVVNFLKGFHGFIDAKLYKRVDDPQEYLIYSEWDSLETFKKFVSSKEYKDTTGYGKSILEGIPKHRILQEING; this is encoded by the coding sequence ATGATAAATGTAGGTCTTTATTATAGAGTAAAGAAAGGTCATGAAGAGGAATTTGAGAAGTCATTTCAAGGAGTCGTCAACTTCCTCAAGGGCTTTCACGGTTTCATTGACGCTAAACTTTACAAAAGGGTTGACGATCCTCAAGAGTACTTAATATACAGCGAGTGGGACTCCCTTGAGACGTTTAAGAAGTTCGTCTCAAGCAAGGAATACAAGGACACCACTGGATACGGTAAGTCTATACTGGAGGGTATACCTAAACATAGGATCCTGCAGGAGATAAACGGATAA
- a CDS encoding cytochrome ubiquinol oxidase subunit I, producing MGLFVFDRVLAAFTMGTHMLFTYWAISLPIFIVTAEYLAYKRNDPYYMALAKRFSVVMAVLFAVGSAAGAAIAVEFITVWYRWMYIVNEVDILPFEIEVMAFFSEVIFLSLYLYGWDRLSRTAHMVLGLMVGVGSTMSAVLIVLVNSWMNTPNGFNVEEFVTTGKITDVNPIASLWPPAASAEVPMVIAGAWFVGFGSLTGYFAFRKLFSKLNRDQNEYYNRGLKLSLFLASLDAFLLGWSGDNAGKVLYSEQPLKLATLEGVMKTGAGVPMTVGPISIPGVLSLLSTWPPNPNAVVLGYSSFVKAVQDPIWWISHDAYDLHATLGIVGALVFWILASFTFFRLPRMKKAFGFLGLDNPLEKKLPLYVALVVGWLQLLAWESGWVAAETGRQPFVIWGPMEETSSGLYTIQAGMLTTQGFNNNPDVLPIGIAIMAALVLAVLGTLYMLRKLFMGRDVSKDVKISENELDVSVKTAGP from the coding sequence ATGGGTTTATTCGTGTTCGATAGAGTGCTGGCTGCATTCACAATGGGAACTCATATGCTGTTCACTTACTGGGCTATCTCTTTGCCTATATTCATCGTTACTGCTGAGTATTTAGCTTATAAGAGGAACGATCCCTATTACATGGCTCTAGCCAAGAGGTTTTCCGTGGTCATGGCTGTGTTGTTCGCTGTCGGTTCAGCAGCAGGCGCAGCAATCGCAGTAGAGTTCATAACAGTTTGGTATAGATGGATGTACATTGTGAACGAAGTCGACATCCTACCCTTCGAGATAGAGGTAATGGCTTTCTTCTCAGAGGTAATATTTCTGTCGCTTTACTTGTACGGATGGGACAGACTAAGCAGGACTGCCCACATGGTACTTGGGCTCATGGTGGGAGTTGGTTCCACCATGTCAGCCGTGTTGATAGTGTTGGTGAATTCATGGATGAATACTCCTAACGGTTTCAACGTGGAGGAGTTCGTCACTACGGGGAAGATAACCGATGTGAATCCCATAGCTTCCCTGTGGCCTCCTGCAGCAAGCGCCGAGGTCCCAATGGTAATAGCAGGCGCATGGTTTGTTGGCTTCGGCAGTTTAACGGGATACTTCGCCTTCAGGAAGCTCTTCAGTAAACTAAATCGAGACCAGAACGAGTACTACAATAGAGGACTTAAGCTTTCACTCTTCCTTGCTTCTCTTGACGCTTTCCTCCTTGGTTGGAGTGGAGACAACGCTGGAAAGGTACTTTATTCCGAACAACCGTTGAAGCTAGCTACTCTTGAGGGAGTTATGAAGACCGGTGCAGGAGTTCCTATGACTGTGGGTCCAATTTCCATACCAGGTGTATTGAGTCTATTGTCCACTTGGCCTCCGAACCCAAACGCTGTAGTGCTAGGTTACTCTAGCTTCGTAAAAGCAGTTCAGGACCCAATATGGTGGATATCTCATGACGCTTACGACCTTCATGCAACTCTTGGAATTGTTGGTGCCCTAGTGTTCTGGATTCTGGCGTCTTTCACGTTCTTCAGGCTACCCAGGATGAAGAAGGCTTTCGGCTTCCTTGGTCTTGACAACCCGCTAGAGAAGAAGCTTCCTCTATACGTTGCACTAGTTGTGGGATGGCTTCAACTTTTAGCGTGGGAGTCTGGATGGGTAGCAGCTGAGACAGGAAGACAACCCTTCGTCATCTGGGGACCTATGGAGGAGACCTCAAGCGGTTTATATACCATACAAGCTGGAATGCTTACCACTCAGGGTTTCAACAACAATCCCGACGTTCTGCCAATAGGAATAGCAATCATGGCAGCTCTAGTTCTTGCAGTGTTGGGAACTCTTTATATGCTAAGGAAGTTGTTCATGGGAAGGGACGTGAGCAAGGACGTTAAGATCAGCGAAAATGAATTGGATGTATCCGTAAAGACTGCAGGCCCCTAG
- a CDS encoding tryptophan 7-halogenase, whose translation MAKKKIVVVGGGIAGMGVANTLSEKMKDKAEITVINKEDFYISGPSRLCY comes from the coding sequence ATGGCGAAAAAGAAGATAGTTGTGGTTGGAGGAGGAATTGCAGGAATGGGAGTAGCGAACACCTTATCCGAAAAGATGAAGGATAAGGCGGAGATCACGGTTATAAACAAGGAGGACTTCTATATATCAGGTCCAAGTAGGCTCTGCTATTGA
- a CDS encoding FAD/NAD(P)-binding oxidoreductase, whose protein sequence is MTGEQQYGRIIRGYENVGSKGIKVMTGNVNKVDPDNRKVYVAESTFGNKVGEVSYDYLVLAPGIVFDGSDIVGYDKWWWKNTNVYDPGKVNVLKSKLWSDNEGSVVIYAPKAPYRCAPAPTETAMLAHTVLSNRGVRGKFNIVHIDANDKTQPPFIMDVLKQTYEKAGIQLATNQELSEIGEDYVVTKSGEKYKYTVLALLEPNRAPKFVEEAGLGKGFIDVRSPQDLRHPKYDDILSAGDAAKLPFPKNQEIAFESAMFASNKIMEMEGLTEKLPVQYAFVGWAYMGNLEGKLESWSLQFQLDLTVQPPKPTKDPQLKRDYTLQKDRWEQAYLEKLFGYKAV, encoded by the coding sequence TTGACCGGGGAGCAACAATACGGAAGAATTATCAGGGGCTATGAAAACGTAGGCAGCAAGGGTATAAAAGTAATGACAGGAAACGTAAACAAGGTGGATCCTGATAACAGGAAAGTTTACGTTGCAGAATCAACCTTCGGTAACAAGGTAGGTGAGGTAAGTTATGACTATCTAGTTCTAGCCCCAGGAATAGTATTTGACGGCTCTGACATTGTAGGATATGACAAGTGGTGGTGGAAGAACACTAACGTATATGACCCGGGAAAGGTTAACGTGCTCAAATCCAAGCTCTGGAGTGACAATGAAGGGTCTGTGGTGATTTATGCGCCTAAGGCTCCTTACAGATGTGCTCCAGCACCAACGGAGACGGCAATGCTGGCTCACACTGTCCTCTCAAATAGGGGGGTGAGAGGTAAGTTCAACATAGTTCACATTGATGCTAACGATAAGACTCAACCTCCATTCATAATGGACGTGTTAAAACAGACCTACGAGAAGGCTGGTATTCAATTGGCTACTAACCAAGAGTTGTCAGAGATCGGAGAAGACTACGTTGTCACTAAATCCGGTGAAAAGTATAAGTACACTGTGTTAGCTCTGCTAGAACCTAATAGAGCTCCAAAGTTCGTGGAAGAGGCAGGGTTAGGTAAAGGTTTCATTGATGTACGGTCTCCCCAAGACTTGAGACATCCTAAGTATGACGATATTTTATCTGCTGGAGACGCTGCTAAACTTCCGTTCCCAAAGAACCAAGAGATAGCCTTTGAAAGCGCAATGTTCGCGTCTAACAAGATCATGGAGATGGAGGGGTTGACTGAGAAGTTACCAGTCCAATACGCGTTCGTGGGTTGGGCTTACATGGGTAATCTTGAGGGGAAGCTTGAGAGTTGGAGTTTGCAGTTTCAACTTGACTTGACAGTTCAACCTCCTAAACCAACAAAGGACCCACAGCTTAAGAGGGACTATACGCTACAGAAGGATAGATGGGAACAAGCCTACCTCGAGAAACTTTTCGGGTACAAGGCTGTATAA
- a CDS encoding ATP-binding cassette domain-containing protein yields the protein MMIEYQNVTISYWKWDVIKNLTAKIAGKVFIIGKNGSGKTTLIKATAGLLPYKGSIRIEGKEVKEIKNYLGLATNLGEVYNLGYTINNILDIYSEEMNVDKGLFSELLKEVDLDINLNLPLFRLSTGQSLLVRNILAFSSKPKIILLDEPFENIDPARRAIVAEWIKKFGEEGIITTHNLDILGKFPDYKLYILSDSKLFSPILVKDFLESSVVEGEREDAILTLQVSGKKVSIVKGKEGTKIGSLGTIDRLYGV from the coding sequence ATGATGATCGAGTACCAAAACGTTACAATAAGCTACTGGAAATGGGACGTAATAAAAAACCTCACTGCTAAAATAGCTGGGAAAGTATTCATCATAGGTAAAAATGGTTCTGGGAAGACAACATTAATTAAGGCTACCGCAGGCTTACTCCCATATAAAGGCTCGATACGCATTGAAGGAAAAGAGGTAAAAGAAATTAAGAACTATCTAGGCTTAGCTACAAACTTGGGAGAGGTATATAACCTAGGCTATACTATTAACAATATATTGGACATCTACTCAGAGGAAATGAACGTGGACAAGGGGTTATTTTCTGAACTTTTGAAAGAGGTAGACTTAGACATTAATTTGAACTTACCGCTCTTTAGACTATCAACCGGTCAATCTCTGCTAGTTCGCAATATTCTGGCTTTCTCGTCAAAGCCAAAGATTATCTTACTCGACGAACCCTTTGAAAACATAGATCCAGCGAGAAGAGCAATAGTAGCGGAATGGATAAAGAAATTCGGAGAAGAAGGGATAATTACAACTCATAATCTTGATATTTTAGGCAAATTCCCAGACTATAAGCTTTATATCTTATCGGACAGCAAACTTTTCAGTCCTATATTGGTCAAGGATTTTCTAGAGTCTTCTGTAGTAGAGGGAGAAAGAGAAGATGCTATTTTAACGCTTCAAGTATCTGGTAAAAAGGTTTCAATAGTTAAAGGTAAAGAAGGAACGAAAATAGGCTCGTTAGGCACTATAGATAGACTTTACGGGGTGTGA
- a CDS encoding transcriptional regulator — MTDEKKVKALKEIMDLLKENSLTTSVRLSILLILYIYGRLTFSELLAFTSLRKNTLYVNLQVLADKELIKYKKAFSLKGIISIVEITPKGREVVENLFKIIENIKEKEK, encoded by the coding sequence ATGACTGATGAGAAAAAAGTAAAAGCACTTAAGGAGATCATGGATTTACTGAAGGAAAACTCATTAACTACGAGCGTCAGGCTTAGTATACTCCTTATTCTTTACATCTATGGTAGACTCACATTCAGTGAACTGTTAGCTTTTACTTCTCTAAGGAAGAATACGCTTTACGTAAACTTACAAGTCCTTGCAGATAAGGAACTGATAAAGTACAAAAAGGCTTTCTCGCTAAAGGGGATAATTAGTATAGTGGAAATAACACCTAAAGGTAGAGAAGTAGTAGAGAACTTATTTAAAATTATCGAGAATATAAAAGAGAAAGAGAAATAG
- a CDS encoding thermopsin, giving the protein MKRIFIMIFLFLFFTSSANLLGFSEPMHDVSQSGIDSMYQANQPKGTVFYSGITLPQGYYDDFQFNSTNGVSIMLISNSTVYVMISSQLPSSGNFNDVILHQQGRIVTERLNETGEFYLIVYNNVSSGTALISNLYIVGQKAPTGIADIGVQPQGNSLVPFIQNFTEAFGYVKLYSISAFNATPPNGTSRYGASLQLNTVIQVNTPSGSQQYWAQDVIGFNTREQTYYVEDNVWNFTSISSELNNNLIRGEGSVYLDGLQEYYAFGTSTYNYSLPLSLGLMDYVTSNSTSFTVHFGFTNSSGTFWYDNVTVLIPNDGSYMLVSGYNATGGGNAYDAELVFGGEGNGEFTQYLSLNATLDMFFLDGNHFFSPRYVTPFGLDTEESADDLNTYPVNGAWEVTTGKMTHIFLSQTSSLKSYFSTSIADANFGIPVNWIESGGEGPYFANLTLTSDGGSQSYLFLEPFPGNYSGIAQVNLASGNYTYTLTVTDGLGQSSSFTGHLIVNPDPKVEVQGENVTDAHVAVSEDAIASLGTPPYNYTWLVNGKVVGHGTSIVLNYSEGNYNVTAIVQDSLGFVTSFSKTVNVNPDPILNFIYQEDEVGIPVMEKVNVSEGTPPYTISWLFQGSTFQGSVFTLNGTKAGTFEITVKLTDSVGFTKVYNFTVNVKPHLILSVTHQETNSFLYTNHDASLQYSITGGVGNVTYYVYLNGEKIYQGSSPPTTLTLAQGENNVTVVAVDSLGARSVAEFTSYSSLQYLPFLIASIIAIAIVVAVVLRRRK; this is encoded by the coding sequence ATGAAAAGAATCTTTATCATGATTTTTCTATTTTTGTTTTTTACATCTTCTGCTAATTTACTAGGTTTTTCAGAGCCGATGCATGACGTGAGTCAATCAGGCATAGACTCCATGTATCAGGCGAACCAGCCCAAAGGGACTGTATTTTACAGCGGGATTACTCTACCTCAAGGTTACTACGATGACTTTCAATTTAACAGTACAAATGGAGTTAGCATCATGTTAATTTCAAACTCAACAGTTTACGTAATGATTTCGTCTCAGCTTCCTTCGTCTGGAAACTTCAATGACGTAATTCTTCATCAGCAAGGTAGAATAGTCACAGAAAGGCTCAACGAGACCGGAGAATTTTACCTTATAGTTTACAACAACGTGTCCTCTGGTACAGCATTGATAAGCAACCTCTATATCGTGGGACAGAAAGCTCCCACAGGTATAGCTGACATAGGTGTACAACCTCAAGGAAACAGCTTGGTACCTTTCATTCAGAACTTCACTGAGGCTTTCGGTTACGTGAAGCTCTATTCCATATCAGCTTTCAATGCAACTCCTCCAAACGGAACATCTAGATACGGTGCTTCACTACAGCTGAACACAGTGATCCAAGTGAATACTCCCTCAGGAAGTCAGCAATACTGGGCTCAAGACGTGATAGGCTTTAACACGAGGGAACAAACCTACTACGTGGAGGACAACGTGTGGAACTTTACCTCAATTTCAAGTGAGCTTAATAATAACCTGATCCGCGGAGAAGGATCGGTCTACCTAGACGGGTTGCAGGAATACTACGCCTTCGGAACATCTACCTATAATTATTCCTTGCCTCTCTCCCTAGGTTTAATGGATTACGTAACGTCAAATTCCACTTCCTTCACGGTGCACTTCGGCTTCACCAACTCCTCAGGCACCTTCTGGTACGACAACGTGACAGTCCTAATACCTAACGACGGGTCATACATGTTGGTTTCAGGTTATAATGCAACTGGGGGTGGGAACGCTTATGACGCAGAGCTGGTTTTCGGCGGTGAAGGTAACGGTGAGTTCACCCAATATCTTTCCCTAAATGCTACGCTGGACATGTTCTTCCTTGACGGGAACCACTTCTTCTCTCCGCGTTATGTGACGCCTTTTGGACTAGACACGGAAGAATCTGCAGATGACCTTAACACTTATCCCGTGAACGGTGCTTGGGAAGTTACAACGGGAAAGATGACCCATATCTTCCTTTCCCAAACGTCAAGCCTCAAATCTTACTTCTCAACAAGCATAGCTGATGCTAACTTCGGCATCCCAGTGAATTGGATAGAGAGCGGAGGCGAGGGACCATACTTTGCAAACCTAACATTAACTTCAGACGGAGGAAGTCAGTCCTACCTCTTCCTGGAACCTTTCCCGGGAAACTATAGTGGAATAGCACAAGTTAATCTAGCCTCAGGTAATTACACTTACACCTTAACTGTGACCGACGGATTGGGACAGTCATCGTCTTTTACGGGTCATTTGATCGTGAACCCTGATCCCAAGGTAGAGGTACAAGGTGAGAACGTTACTGACGCTCATGTGGCCGTCTCTGAGGATGCTATAGCCTCCCTTGGAACTCCGCCCTACAACTACACTTGGCTAGTCAACGGAAAGGTTGTCGGTCACGGAACGTCAATAGTGCTGAACTACTCCGAGGGTAATTACAACGTTACAGCGATAGTACAAGACTCATTGGGCTTCGTCACGTCATTCTCCAAGACCGTGAATGTAAACCCTGATCCCATCCTGAACTTTATCTATCAGGAGGACGAGGTGGGAATCCCCGTCATGGAGAAGGTTAACGTGAGTGAAGGAACTCCACCCTATACAATATCGTGGCTCTTCCAAGGATCCACTTTCCAGGGAAGCGTGTTTACCCTCAATGGAACCAAAGCAGGAACCTTTGAAATCACGGTGAAGTTAACAGATTCCGTAGGCTTCACCAAGGTTTACAACTTCACAGTAAATGTGAAACCTCACCTTATACTCTCAGTGACACATCAGGAGACTAACAGTTTCCTCTACACCAACCACGATGCGTCTTTACAATACTCCATCACGGGAGGAGTAGGAAATGTGACATATTACGTTTACCTTAACGGTGAAAAGATCTATCAAGGTTCTTCTCCTCCAACCACCTTAACTCTGGCACAAGGTGAGAACAACGTAACCGTAGTTGCAGTTGACTCTCTTGGAGCTAGATCAGTAGCTGAATTTACGTCATACTCATCCCTTCAATACCTTCCCTTCTTGATAGCTTCTATTATCGCAATAGCGATCGTGGTAGCAGTAGTATTGAGGAGAAGAAAGTGA